AACGCTGCCATAGAATTTGTTAAGAACTACAAATTAAACCgtataccacacacacacacacacagtacGTAGATCCAAAATTACCTGGAAAGAGATATGATTATCCTTTGGATTAATTTCAGTCTTCTTGGGCATGCTCTCCGGGTCCTCTGATTGCAATAAATGGATTCCCATCCCGTACCCAAACAGCCTACATATATAGAACAAACATACACAGATTATCAAAAcccaataaagaaaattatcaaGAAACTTTAATGAATCCAAGAATGAAAAGGGACAGTGATATAAATAGAttcccattaatttttttcatctaaattaaactcttttcattttttattttattttttatgtgaactcttttcattttgatttcTTGTGCGTGAAATGAATTAATTACCATGCACCGTCAAAATCAAAAGAGCCAGGCCTCCTGATAGGGACAAACCCAAGAACATTCTGATAGAAATCTATGGACTCCTCAACTGATCTACAAACAAGTGAGATGTGGTTCAAAGACTTGATAAGCAATGGGTTTCCCGtgctttctttcatttttccaaGAACAAATtccaaaccccaaaacccaaaaaacaaacagTAACCTGGTCCTAATAGAAGTGCTACTTCTTGAGAAGAGTTCGTAAAAGGTGGAACTCCTTGTGTTTGTTTGGGACCGATCGAAAATTCAGGTCtgcaaagaaagaaaggggGTTGGTGGCTCTATATAGAGGCCAAGACACTTCTTCATGTAAGCCACGTGTCCCTTTCATGTGACGTGTCAGTAGTGGATGAGTCTGACACGTTGCTGACTCGGATCGCAAACCCTACccactttcttattttttttcacccTTGAGGACCGGGAACACGTAAGCTaccatttatttttgttatattctgTTTTTAGTGAAATGGTAAGTGTAAGTATTGGCCGTTGAGCCTCCACTTTTATGACGATTGCTCTTaactatttgtatttttatattgtcTTGATTGTCCTTtctatgttttttaaaaaaaaaaaaaaaaatttataaaatggctatttgaaatataataaattctagtgaagaagagaatagaaaaaacatataaacaCGGGAgtaagaaaacataaaatagaTAGACTAttactaaaaaagaaatgatatatccacaacatttttataacaaattataagtggcaaattgttactagttgttattgttggggcaaaaaaagtaatcttaatgttaggttcaaatttgaaccaataataactaatcatctatgatttgttatgaaaatgttgtaaaaatattgtggacgtagcacctctcgaAGAGAAGACATTTATTCATGTTTTGTTTTGACAATTTggttgcaatttaaaaaaaataataataaagatagagaggtgctacgtccacaacatttttacaacaaatcataggtggttagttgttattggttcaaatttaaacctaacactaagattacttttttgccccaacaataacaaccagtaacatcctgccacttaggatttgttgtaaaaatgttgtaaaaatattatggacatatcatttctcataaagATATGTAGTAGTACCTAAATTTATGGATGATAAGTTATAGTAACAGTTTTATagtatgagttttttttttttttttaattcaaaataaatacgaagagatatattaaaaaaacaaacaaacaaacaagaaaaaaaaaagtgaattagGAGTAAGGAAATTGCAAattcaaaaagattaaaaaaaatatatatagttgaatGAGTCTggatacaaaggaaaaaaaaaacataggcTTAAAATTCTAAGTGAATGAAGGAGTATGGGGCGTCGAAGCAATTCAAGTCTTGAATACATGatagtcctattttgtagacaTGTGAATTAGAAATGTAATTTTGCTAAGTTGTCCCCAAGTTTTAGCACTCCTTAAAATTAGGATGTAAGGATATTCTTAAACCACAAACTTATCCATCCCAAATAAGAAAGTTCATCCGAAATAGAGAAAGCCTTTTAAataatagtagtatagataataaaacaataattgattcttactcaacaaataaaaatttaatcagTTGAGCTAATTTGAACTACCATTAAGACTTGTCACTTTGTTGTGCATGGATTTGTGCaaacttttgtttattttttaatttggaaactCATGAAGTCATGATGATGTACAAATGCGCGCAATAGTGCAGTGTGAGATTGCATTCTACTTTCTAGAGCCTTCATTCGAGAGacatgtatataaaaaatttgacaagaacaatttaaaatataacGAAACTTACTCAAGTAGTAATGAATAATGACTAACTGGGACCTGGTTGTTTGAAAAAATAAGGGTATGTTTGTTACGTGTGTttaaaacaacagtttttagttttttttttttttggaaatacatgTGTTTAAGCTaccatttatttttgttatattttgtttgtagtGAAATGATAAGTGTAAGTATTGGCAGTTGAGGCTTTATTATATGACgattgctctttattattactagcatttgaataattatttgtaTTTCTATATTGCATCGATTGTCCTTtctatgtattttttatataaaaaatgattatttgaaatataaataaattctagtggagaagagaataaaaaagacaTACAAACATGTGAgtaagaaaacataaaaaagattGAGTATTACGAATATTACCTCAACTTATATTtcagagagaaagagggagaggggAAGAGAAgacattatttatgtttttttttgacaatttggttgcaattcaaaaaaaaataaagatatgtAGTAGTGCTTAAATTTATGGATGAGAAGTTATAGTAATAGTTTTATagtatgagtttttttttttttttttaaattttattcaaaataaagaagaagagagatatgaaaaaaaaaaaataaaaaaacgaaAAATTTGAGATTAGGAGTAAGGAAACtgcaaattcaaaaaaaaaaaaaattacttaaatgaGTCTgaataaaggggaaaaaaaaaaacatgggcTTAGAATTCTGAGTGAATGAAGGAGTatgggggagttggggcaattCAGTGTTTGAATACATAATAGTCCTATTTTGTATACACGTAAAGTTAGAAATGTATTTTTGCTGAGTTGTCCCTAAGTTTTATGACTCCTTAAACTTAGGATGTAAGGAtatttttaaaccacaaaatTATCCATCTAAAATAGGAAAAGTCCATCCCAAATAGGGAAAGTCTTTTAAAtaatagtagtatagatgaTAAGACAATAATTAATTCTTACTcgacaataaaaaatttaataagttgAGCTATTTCGAACTATCATCAAGACTTGTCACTTTGTTGTGCATGGATTTGtgcaaattttgtttattttttaatttggaaactCACGAAGTCATGATTATGTACAAATGCAATAGAGTGCTTTCTACTTTCTAGAGCCTTCATTCGAGAGACATGTAGcatgtatgtaaaaaaatgACTTGGTTTAGGTCCATTGCATCAGTGCACTAGACCTGGTCAGATAGGGACACATGTCTAAAAGTGGATACATGTCATCATCTTAACGAGTCTAGTATTACAGGACACTGGACCTAAGCTTGACCCTATAAAATATTGGAcaagaacaatttaaaatatACCAAAACTTACTCCAGTAGTAATGAATAATGATTAACTGGGACtggttgttttaaaattaataaaataaaataaaataaaacaacaatctGGGACCTAGTTGCCATTAGATTATGtccatctttcttttctttacccCAGTGTGCCGCTACCCAAGTTACCATTATATTATTCACACCTTCccaaataacaa
The sequence above is drawn from the Castanea sativa cultivar Marrone di Chiusa Pesio chromosome 5, ASM4071231v1 genome and encodes:
- the LOC142636510 gene encoding glyoxylase I 4-like, coding for MKESTGNPLLIKSLNHISLVCRSVEESIDFYQNVLGFVPIRRPGSFDFDGAWLFGYGMGIHLLQSEDPESMPKKTEINPKDNHISFQCESMGAVEKKLKDMEISYVRSMVEEGGIHVDQLFFHDPDGFMVEICDCDNLPVIPLAGEMARSCSRVNLQMVQHQQQIRVIQQ